GGTCAGCCGCCTGCTGAAGGACCTGGAGCGGGGCGGCTACCTGGAGCTCGGCGTCAAGCGCATCACGCTGCGACGCAAGCTGCCGGCCCGCTGGTAGCCTGCAGCCGACTCAGACGGCAGCAGGCAGCCGTGCGTTGCCGGTCGCGGCATCGCACTCCGCCAACTGCACCTTGTAGACGTGCACCGGGTCGCGCACGTGCCGCAGCCGGTGCATGCCGCAATCCACCACCCGCGCCGGGATGCCGTCGCCGAGCAGGGTGCGCAGGTCGGCGCTGATACAGATCTCGTCCGGCGTGGCCAGTTGCAGCAGGCGGTACGCCAGGTTGACGCCGCAACCATAGATGTCGTATTCGTCGGCGACGAACTGCGCGAAATGGGCCGCGATGCGCAGGTGCAGTTGGTCTTCCTGGCGCAATTCCGCGTTGGCCGCCGCGCAGGAGCGCTGCATGCCGAAAGCGGCCTGGATGGCTTGCAGGGGACCGCTGAACTCGATCAACAGCCCGTCGCCCGTGCTCTTGTGGATGCGGCCCGCGAACGCCGGCAGCACCTCTTCCCGGATCTCGCGCACGAACCGCTGCCAGCGCAGGATGTAGCCGCTTTCATCGACTTCCATCAGCCGGACCGACTCGACCACGTCGAGCACCAGGATGACCCCGGTCAGCTGGACGGTGTCGGGCGGGAGTGCGGGGCTCATGGCGCGGGCGGCGTGGCGACGGATGAGTTCGGATTGTCACTTTCGCGACCTCCGGCGCAATCCCGCACGTCCGCCTTCCGTCGGAGTGGCACGGTCCACCCCCGTCAGAAATGACAGGGGTGCTGACAAAAGCCGGGTTCAGCGGGGCGCTGTCAGCACGCCGCGCCGCATCTGGTCCAGCTCCATGGTCTCGAACAGCGCCTTGAAGTTGCCCTCCCCGAAGCCCTGGTTGCCCTTGCGCTGGATGAACTCGAAGAAGATCGGGCCCAGCTGGTTCTCGCTGAAGATCTGCAGCAGCAGCTCGCCGGGCTCGCCGTCGACCAGGATGTTGCGCTGCTTCAAGCCCTCCAGGTCCTCCTGCAGGTCGGGAATCCGCCGGGGCAGCAGCTCGTAGTAGGTCTCGCTGGTGGTCAGCAGCTTGACGCCGGCCAGCTGCAGCGCGTCCACCGTCTCGTAAAGATCGGTCGAACCCAGGGCGATGTGCTGGATGCCCTCGCCGCGGTACAGGTCCAGGTACTCCTGGATCTGGCCGGCCTTGTCGTTGCCTTCCTCGTTGATCGGGATGCGGATCTTGCCGCACGGGCTGGTCATGGCCTTGCTCTTGACGCCGGTCGCCTGGCCCTCGATGTCGAAGTAGCGGATCTCGCGGAAGTTGAACAGCCGCTCGTAGAACTCCGACCACTCGGCCATGCGCCCGCGGTGCACGTTGTGCGTCAGGTGGTCGATGTAGGTCAGGCCATGCCCGCGCGGGTCCAACGCTTCCTGCGCGCCGATGCCGGGCAGGGGCTCGAAGTCCACGTCGTAGAAGCCGATGTTGCCGATGTCGCCCTGGCGCGCGCCGTTCTTGCCGCGCCAGCGGTCCACCAGGTAGATCAGGCTGTCGCCGATGCCCTTGATGGCCGGGATGTTCAACTCGCCCGGGCCGGCCTGGCCGGCGTAGCCCCAGGCGCCGAGCGACACGGCGCGTTCGTACGCGGCCTTGGCGTCCTGCACCCGGAAGGCGATCGCGCAGATGCTGGGGCCGTGCTGGCGCGCGAAGCGCTGGGCGAAGGAGTCCGGTTCCGCATTGACGATGAAGTTGATGCCGCCCTGCCGGTACAGCACCACATTCTTGTGGCGGTGCCGGGCGATGGCGCGAAAACCCATGCGCTCGAACAGCTCGCCCATCGCCCCCGGATCGGGCGCGGCGTACTCGATGAACTCGAAGCCATCGGTCCCCATCGGGTTGTCCCAGCCGGGGGCGGCCTGGGTGGCTAGGGCGGGCAGTGCGGCATTCATGTGGGCAGCTTCCAAGGGATAACGGAGGCCGCCACTGTAGGTGCAGGGCACCTCAATATTCCGCCGATCCACGGCTCGAAATGACCGTAGTGAGCAGTAAAATTGCGTCATGGCCGATGTTGCCGCACTTGACAAGCTGGACAAGGCGATCCTGCGGGCCCTGCAGCGCAACGGCCGGGAGACCTACGACCTGATCGGCGAGCAGGTCGGCCTGTCGGCCAGCGCCGTGCTGCGCCGGGTCAAGCGGCTGGAGGAGGCCGGCGTGATCGAGCGCTACGTCGCCCTGGTGCGGCCGGAGGCCGTCGGGCTGGGCCTGACCGCGTACATCAATGTGCGGCTGGAAAAGCACACCGAGAGCCACAAGCGCAACCCGATGGACGTGTTCCGCGCCAGCGTGCAGGGCTGGCCCGAGGTGGTCGAGTGCGCCGCGCTGACCGGCGAGATGGACTTCCTGCTGCGGGTCGTGGTGCAGGACATGAGCCACTACAGCCGCTTCATCCTGGACACGCTGCTCAAGCACCCGAGCGTGCAGGACTGCAAGACCAGCTTCGTGCTCGACAGCGTCAAGGCGACCACCGCCATGCCGGTCTAGCGGGGCCGCCCCTGGCTGAGCCTTCCGTGCTAGGTAGAACTACCTGTCCGGCTCGCGGGTGGTTGGTCCGCCGGCGAAAGCCCTTAAATTGGTTCCATGGCTGCCATGCATGAACCGGCCATCGTCCCGATCCGCTCGCTCGGGCCGCGCCACCGCGAACGCATCGCCGTGCACCTGCTGGCGCTGGATGCCAACGACCGCTACCTGCGGTTCGGCTACGCAGCGACCGACGAGCAGGTGCGCCACTACGTCGAGCAGCTCGATTTCGAGCACGACGAGATCTTCGGCATCTACAACCGCAAGCTCGAGCTGATCGCGATGGCGCACCTGGCGTTCTCGCGCGACCCCGAGGCCAGCCGCTGCGCCGAGTTCGGCGTCTCGGTGCTGGCCAAGGGCCGCGGCCGCGGCCTCGGCCGGCGCCTGTTCGATCGCGCCGCGATCCACGCCCGCAACGAAGGGGTGGACATGCTGTTCATCCATGCGCTCAGCGAAAACAAGGCCATGCTCAAGATCGCGAAGAACGCCGGCGCCCGGCTGGAGCGTTTCGGCAGCGAGACGGAAGCCCACCTGCGCTTGCCTCCCGCGACGCTCGAGACCCGCGTGAGTGCGCTGGTCGATGAGCAGCTGGCCCAGACCGACTACCGCCTCAAGCAGCAGGCACGCAGCTTCTGGACGTTCCTGGCCGGGCTGCAGGAAACCCGGCAGGGCGTGCGCCGGGGCCGGCACAAGTCCGGCAGCTGAGCGGGCGCGTATGGCCGCCGCCGGGCGCGGTGAAAAACGATTGCGCTATCCTATTCGTCCCCCAACTACCGCACGTCCTGCATCCCAAGGCTGTGTCCGACCCCCACCCTGCGCGATCCCCGGACAGGGAAGATCGCCGCACGTTCCTGCAGAAGGTCGCCGAGTTCATCCACCCGGGCCCCGACTCCCGCGATGAACTGATTTCCACCCTCGCCGACGCCGAAGACAACCAGGTCATCGACGCCGAGTCCCGCGTGATGCTCGAAGGCGTGATCCGCATGGCGGACCTCACGGCCGGCGACGTCATGGTGGCGGCGCCGAGGATGGACCTGATCGACATCGACTCGCGCTACGACGAGATCCTGCACCTGGTGATCGGCACTGCCCACTCGCGCTTTCCGGTGTTCGAGGGCGATCGCGAGAACATCATCGGCATCCTGCTGGCCAAGGACCTGCTCAAGCTGCAGCGGGCGCCGGAGCTGAACGTGCGCGCGCTGCTGCGCCCGGCCGTGTTCGTGCCCGAGAGCAAGGGGCTCAACGACCTGCTGCGCGAGTTCCGCGGCAACCGCAACCACCTGGCGGTGGTGGTCGACGAGTTCGGCCGCATTGCCGGGCTGATCACCATCGAGGACGTGCTCGAGCAGATCGTCGGCGAGATCGAGGACGAGTTCGACATCGGCGAGGAGGGCGGCGACATCTTCGCGCTGGCCGACCGCACCTGGCGCGTCAGCGGCGACACCGACATCGACCGGGTAGGCGAGGCTTTCGGCGTCACGCTGGCGCCGAGCGACGAGGAAGAGGAAGGCCGCTTCGAGACCATCGGCGGCCTGATCGCGCACGAGATGGGCCACGTGCCGCGCCGCGGCGAGAGCCACCGTATCGGCGGGCTCGATTTCGTCGTGCTGCACACCAAGGGCGGCGCCGTGCGCTGGTTCAAGGTGTCGCCGGCCGCCGCGGACGATCGCGCCGGGTGACACGCGCGGCCGCGCCCATGGTCGTGGGCGGGCTGGCGCCGCTCGCCGGACTGGCGCAGGCGTTCTCCATTGCCTGGCCCGCCACCGGCCAGCCCCTGTGGTGGCTGCAGCTCGCCTCGCTGGCGCTGTTCTGCGCGGCGCTGAATGCAACCGCCACGGTCCGGCAAGCTTTCTTCGCAGGCTGGCTGTTCGCCGTGGCCTGGCTGGCCGGCACCTTCTGGTGGCTGTTCATCTCCATGCACACCTACGGCGGGCTGGCGGCGCCGCTCGCGGCGCTCGCCGTGCTGGCGCTGGCCGCGTTCCTGGGGGCCTACTACGCCACCGCGGCCGCGGTGTTCCGCTGGTTGGCGCCGCGCGGCCTGATGGCTGGGGCGGCCGCCTTCGCGGCGCTGTGGCTGCTGGCGGAGCTGCTGCGCGCCGAGTGGTTCACCGGCTTTCCCTGGGGCGCCGGCGGCTATGCCCACGTCGACGGCCCCCTGGCCTTCCTGGCGCCCTGGACCGGCGCGTACGGCATCGGCCTGATCGCCGCTGCCGCGGCTTTCGCCCTGTCCCGGCTGCACGAAATGCGCCGCTCGCGCGGCTATTGGGCCGGCCTCGTCGGCGCGGCCTTGCTGCTGGCGGCCTGCGCCCAGGTGGATGCGCGGCATGGAGATGCCGCTGGCGAGCCCCTGTCGGTCACGCTGCTGCAAGGGAACATCCCGCAGGACGAGAAGTTCGAGTCCGGCAGCGGGGTGCCGCTGGCGCTGGACTGGTACGGCCAGCAGTTGCAGGCCAGCCGCTCCAGCCTGACGGTGGCGCCGGAAACGGCCATTCCGCTGCTGCCGCAGCAGCTGCCCGAAGGCTACCTGCAGGCCCTCGCCGCGCGCTTCGGCCAGGGCGGCCAGGCGGCGCTGGTCGGCATCCCGCTGGGCAGCTTCGAGCAGGGCTACACCAATTCGGTGGTGGGCCTCAAGCCCGGCGCCGACGCCTATCGCTACGACAAGCACCACCTGGTGCCCTTCGGCGAGTTCATCCCGCCGCTGTTCCGCTGGTTCACCGACCTGATGAACATCCCGCTGGGCGATTTCAACCGCGGCGCCGTCGGCCAGCCCTCGTTCGAATGGCAGGGCCAGCGCCTGGCGCCCAACGTCTGCTACGAGGACCTGTTCGGCGACGAACTGGCGGCGCGTTTCGCCGATCCGGCGCGCGCGCCGACGGTGTTCGTCAACGTGAGCAACATCGGCTGGTTCGGCAACACCATCGCGATCGACCAGCACCTGCACATCAGCCGCATGCGCGCCCTCGAATTCGCGCGGCCGGTGATCCGCGCCACCAACACCGGCGCCACCGCCATCATCGACCACCGCGGCCGCGTGACGCATGCGCTGGAGCGTTTCAGCCGGGGCGTGCTCACCGGCGAGGTGCAGGGGCGCGAGGGGGTGACGCCCTACGCGCAGTGGGCCGCGCGCCTGGGCCTGTGGCCGTTGTGGCTCCTCGGCCTTGCTCCTGCTTTCGCAGCGATGGTGCGGCTTCGCAGGAGAGCGGCCACTTAAAATCGGGCCAAATGCTCACCTTCCAGCAAATCATCCTCAAGCTGCAGGCCTACTGGGATGCCCAGGGTTGCGCGCTGCTGCAGCCGTACGACATGGAGGTGGGCGCCGGCACCTCGCACACCGCCACCTTCCTGCGCGCCATCGGTCCCGAGCCCTGGAAAGCTGCCTACGTGCAGCCCAGTCGCCGGCCCAAGGACGGCCGCTACGGCGAGAACCCCAACCGGCTGCAGCACTACTACCAGTACCAGGTGGTGCTCAAGCCGGCGCCGGCCGACATCCTGGAGCTGTACCTGGGCTCGCTGCAGGCGCTCGGCTTCGACCTGAAGAAGAACGACATCCGCTTCGTCGAGGACGACTGGGAGAACCCGACGCTGGGCGCCTGGGGCCTGGGCTGGGAGGTCTGGCTCAATGGCATGGAGGTGACGCAGTTCACCTACTTCCAGCAGGTCGGCGGCATCGACTGCAAGCCGGCCACCGGCGAGATCACCTACGGCCTGGAGCGCCTGGCCATGTACCTGCAGGGCGTGGACAACGTCTACGACCTGACCTGGACCGAGGGGCTGACGTACGGCGACGTCTACCTGCAGAACGAGCGCGAGCAGTCGGCCTACAACTTCGAGCACAGCGACGCGGAGTTCCTGTTCACCGCCTTCGGCGCCCACGAGAAGCAGGCGCAGCACCTGATGCAGCAGCAGCTGGCGCTGCCGGCCTACGAGCAGGTGCTCAAGGCCGCGCATTCGTTCAACCTGCTGGACGCGCGCGGGGCGATCAGCGTCACCGAGCGCGCCGCCTACATCGGCCGCATCCGCAACCTGGCGCGCAGCGTGGCCCAGAGCTACCTGCTCAGCCGCCAGCGACTGGGATTCCCGATGGCACCGAAGGCCTGGGCCGAGGCTGCCACCGCCAAGATGGTGGCCGACAAGCTGGTGGAGGCTGCGTGATGGCCACCGACAACCTGCTGGTCGAACTGCTGGTCGAGGAACTGCCGCCCAAGGCCCTGAAGAAGCTGGGCGAGGCGTTCGGCGCCACGCTGCTGGAGCAACTGAGGGCGCAGGGCCTGGCCGGCGAAGGCTCGGTGCTCACGCCCTATGCCTCGCCGCGCCGGCTGGCCGCGCACGTCACCCGGGTGGCGGACCGCGCCGCCGACAAGGCGGTGTCGCAGAAGCTGATGCCGGTCAGCGTCGGCTTGGATGCGCAGGGCCAGCCGACGCCGGCGCTGCTGAAGAAGCTGCAGGCGCTGGGGGCAGACGCCTCCGCCGTGGCAGGCCTCAAGCGCGTGATGGACGGCAAGGCCGAAGCCCTGTTCCATGAAAGCACGGCCCGCGGCGCGACGCTGGCCGAGGGTCTGCAAAAGGCCCTGGCCGAAGCGATCGCGCGCCTGCCGATTCCCAAGGTCATGACCTACCAGCTGGCCGACGGCTGGACCGACGTGAAGTTCGTGCGCCCGGCCCATGCGCTGGTGGCGCTGCACGGCAGCCAGGTAATCCCGGTCCAGGCGCTGGGCCTGCAGGCTGGCCGCGTGACCGAAGGCCATCGCTTCGAGTCGGCCGGCGCCGTTTCGGTGCCGGATGCGGACAGCTACGCCCGCGTGCTGCTGGAGCAGGGCGCGGTGATCGCCGGCTTCGAGGAGCGCCGCGCCGAGATCGCGCGCCAGCTCGCCGCCGTCGCCGCCCAGGTGGGCGAGGGCGCCCGCCCGATCGAGGACGACGCGCTGCTCGACGAAGTGACGGCGCTGGTCGAGCGCCCCAACGTGCTGGCCTGCGCCTTCGAGCGCGAGTTCCTGCAGGTGCCGCAGGAGTGCCTGATTCTCACGATGAAGGCCAACCAGAAGTACTTCCCGCTGCTGGACGCCCAGGGCCGGCTCACCCACCGCTTCCTGGTGGTGAGCAACATCCGCCCCGAGGACCCCGGCGCGGTGATCGGCGGCAACGAGCGCGTGGTGCGCCCGCGGCTGGCCGATGCCAAGTTCTTCTTCGACCAGGATCGCAAGAAGCCGCTCGAATCGCGGGTCGACGGCCTGGCCAAGGTCGTGTACCACAACAAGCTGGGCACCCAGGGCGAGCGCATCGAGCGCGTGCGCGCGCTGGCCAAGGTGATCGGCGCGCAGATGGGCAGCGACGAGCTGGCGGTGCACGCCGACAAGGCCGCGCGGCTGGCCAAGGCCGACCTGCTGACCGACATGGTGGGCGAGTTCCCCGAGCTGCAGGGCATCATGGGCCGCTACTACGCGCTGGCCGACGGCCTGCCGGCCGGGATGGCCGATGCGATCGAGGACCACTACAAGCCGCGCTTTGCCGGCGACAGCCTGCCGCGCGGCGACGTCGGCATCGCGGTGGCGCTGGCCGACAAGCTGGAGACCCTGGTCGGCCTGTTCTCGATCGGCCAGCTGCCCAGCGGCGACAAGGACCCGTTCGCGCTGCGCCGCCACGCGCTGGGCATCGTGCGCATACTGCTCGAGCGCGACCTGCCGCTGCAGATGGATCCGCTCATCGCCGAATCGCTGGCGCTGTTCCCGCAGGCGCCGGCCGGCACCGGCGCGCAACTGGCCGACTTCATCTACGACCGGCTGGCCGGCCTGCTGCGCGAGCAGGGCTACACGGCGCAGGAGGTCGATGCCGTGCTGTCGCTGCGGCCGCAGCGGCTGGGCGACGTGGTCAAGCGGCTGGCAGCGGTGCGCGCGTTCGCGGCCCTGCCCGAGGCGCCGGCGCTGGCCGCCGCCAACAAGCGCATCGGCAACATCCTGAAGAAGGCCGACGGTCCGGTGGATCCGCACGCCGCGGAAGGTCTGCTGCGCGAGGAGGCGGAGAAGGCGCTGTACGCCGCCATGCGCCAGACGGCGCCGGCGGCCCAGGCCCAGTTCGAGGCCGGCGACTACACCGCCTCGCTGCAGACGCTGGCGGCCTTGCGCGCCCCGGTCGATGCGTTCTTCGACGGCGTGATGGTCAACGCCGAGGAAACCGACCTGCGGCTGAACCGGCTGGGCCTGCTGGCGACGCTGCACCGGGCGATGAACCGCGTGGCCGACCTGTCGCGCCTGGCCGCCTGAGCCCGCAAGCCGCATGAAGCTCGTCATCCTCGACCGCGACGGCACCATCAATGCGGACAGCGACGAGTACATCAAGTCGCCGCAGGAGTGGGAGCCGCTGCCCGGCGCGCTGGAAGCGATCGCCCGCCTGAACCACGCCGGCTGGCACGTGGCGATCGCCTCCAACCAGTCGGGCCTGGGGCGCGGGCTGTTCGACGTGGCCACGCTCAACGCCATGAACGCCAAGATGCACAAGCTGCTGGCGGCCCATGGCGGCCGCGTCGATGCGATCTTCTATTGCCCGCACACGCCGGAGGACGGCTGCGGCTGCCGCAAGCCGCTGGCCGGCCTGTTCGAGCAGATCGGCGAGCGCTTCGGCGTCGAGCTCAAGGGCGTGCCGGCGGTCGGCGACAGCCTGCGCGACATGCAGGCGGCGGTGGCCGCCGGCTGCGAGCCGCACCTGGTGCTGACCGGCAAGGGCGCGCCCTATCGCGGCCAGCCCCTGCCGGACAGCTTCCCCGCCGACACCCGGGTGCACGAGGACCTGGCGGCGTTCGCCGAATACCTGGTGGGGCGGCCGGCGCCGCGCCCGCAGGCCTGATCCCATGGCGTTTGTTCGATCGGCGCTGCACGCGCTGTGGATGCTGGTGACGGTGGTGCCCTGGGCGCTGTGGATGGTGCTCGCCTCGATCTGGGCCAACGGCGAGCAGATGTACTGGAAGGCCGCGCGCTGGCTGCGCTGGCAGATCGGCGCGGCGCGCATCCTGTGCGGCATCGAGGTGCGCGTGACCGGCATGGAGCACCTGCCGGACGGCAAGACCAGCCCGGCGATCCTGCTGGTCAAGCACCAGTCCACGCTGGAGACCTTCCTGATGCCCACGCTGATGCCGCACCCGCTGGCCTACGTGTTCAAGCGCGAGCTGATCTACATCCCGTTCTTCGGCTGGGCGATCGGGCGCATGGACATGATCCACATCGACCGCCGCAAGCGCGCCCAGGCGTTCAACAGGGTGGTCGAACAGGGCAAGCGCCTGCTCGCGCAAGGCATCTGGATCATCATGTTCCCGGAAGGCACGCGCATCCCGCGCGGCCGGCAGGGCACCTACAAGACCGGCGGCACCCGGCTGGCGGTGGCCACCGGCGCGCCCGTGATCCCGATCGCGGTGAGCTCGGCCAAGGTCTGGCCGCGCAAGGCCTTCATCAAGCGACCCGGCCTGGTCGACGTCTCGATCGGCCGGCCGATTCCCAGCCAGGGGCGCGATCCCGACGAGCTGATGCGCCAGGTCGAGACCTGGATCGAAGCCGAGATGCGCCGGCTCGACCCCGAGGCCTACCGCTAGCGGCGCATCGCTGCCCGCAAGCGCGCTGCCTATACTGCCCGCCGTGCTGAAGTTCCTGCAGCTCACGCTCGATTTCCTCGATCCCGCGCCGGCGGCCTCCGCGCCTGCAAAGCCTGCCGTCCAACCGGCGCCGCTGCCCGAACCCGAGCCGGCCGCGCCGCCGGCCGAGCCGCTGGCGGCGGTGCTCGCCCCGGCCACCTTCCACCACCCGCGCGCCAACCGGCAGGCCACGCTGGGCGGCACCTTCGTGGCCTACGAGTTCCGCCGGCGGCGCCGCCGCAGCATCGGCTTTGTCGTCGGCGCCGAAGGCCTGACGGTCAGCGCGCCGAACTGGGTGCCGCTGCGCGAAGTCGATGCCGCGGTGCAGGAAAAATCCGGCTGGATCCTGGCCAAGCTGCAGGCCGCGCGCCAGCGCCAGGACAAGCTCGAATCGGCTCGCATCGAATGGAAGGACGGCGCCAGCTTCCCGTTCCTGGGCGAGCCGGTGATCGTGGTGCTGGACCCGCGCCGCGGCACCGGCGCCGTGCTGAACACCGACGCCCAGGCGCTGCCCGGCGTGCCGCGGCTGACGCTGCACGTCGGCCTGCCGCAGGACGCGGCGCCCGAGAAGATCCGCGACGTGGTGCAGGCCTGGCTGATGCGGCAGGCCCGGCGCCTGTTCACCGAGCGACTGGACCACTTCGCTCCGCTGCTGGCCGTGCAGTGGCGCAAGCTGGCGCTGAGCAACGCCGGCACGCGCTGGGGAACGGCCCACTCGGACGGCACCATCCGGTTGAACTGGCGGCTTGTGCATTTCCGCCTGCCGGTGATCGACTACGTGGTCGCGCACGAGCTGTCGCACCTGCGGGTGATGGACCACAGTCCGCGCTTCTGGGACACGGTCGCCACCGTGGTGCCGGACTACGCCCAGCTGCGCGGCCAGCTCAAGGACGAGGCGATACCGGGCTGGTGAACGGCGGGGCGAACGCCGCAGCCCTGCCGTCGCACCCGGCCGTCCGTCAGCCGGCGGCGAAGCGCCAGACGCCGTCGGCACCGCGCTCGCGCCGCAACCGGCCCTCGTACCAGAGCGCGTGCAGGTGGGCCACCGCTTCGCCCATGGCGAAGGTGGTCTGGTGCAGGTCGAGCTTGCGCTTGAACAGCACCGGCAGCATCTCGGCCGCCGTGCGCGGCCGCTCGGCGCAGGCCTGCAGCACATCGGCCAGCCGCTCGCGGTGGTGCTCATGCAACTGGTCGATGCGGCGGTGCAGGCCGGTGAAGGGCTTGCCGTGCGAGGGCAGCACCCGCGTGTCCTGCGGCAGCCGGCGCAGCCGCTCGATCGAAGACAGGAACAGCTGGAGCGGGTTGGACTCCGGCTCCACGTCGTAGACGCTGATGTTGGTGGAAATGCGCGGCAGCACCATGTCGCCGCTGATCAGCAGCTTCAGCTCCGGGCAGAACAGCGAGATGTGCTCGGGCGCGTGCCCGTAGCCGGCGATGCACTGCCAGTCGCGCCCGCCGATGCGGACCTGATCGCCGTCCTGCAGCCGCCGGAAGCTGCGCGGCACGTCCGGCACCATGCTCGGGTAGTAGCTGGCGCGCGCGCGGATCTTCTCGATCGATTCCGGGTCGCTGAGGCCATGCGAGGCGAAGAAATCGGCCGCGGCCGCGCCGCCGAAGCCGGTGGTGCTCTGCGAGGCGACCCGGGCGGCGTTGAAGTCGGTGGCGCTGATCCACAGCCGGCAGGTGTGCTCCGACGTGGTCCAGCGCTGGCACAGCCAGTGCGCCAGGCCGATGTGGTCGGGGTGCATGTGGGTGACCATCACGCGCAGCACCGGCAGGCCCTCCAGCGAGGAGGCGAACACCTCTTCCCACTGTGCCTTGGCTTCGTCGCGGGCGATGCAGCAGTCCACCACGGTCCAGCCGGCCTGCCCGTCCAGTTCGTCGCGCAGCAGCCAGAGGTTGATGTGGTCCAGGGCGAACGGCAACGCCATGCGGACCCAGCGCACACCCGGCGCGATCTCCAGCGTGCGCCCGGGCGCGGGCAGGGTGTCGCCCAGGGGGTAGTTCAGCTCGGCTTCTTGGAGATTCATGGAAAGGGGTCCTGCGGTACGGCGGAATTGACGTTGACGTAAACGTCAGATGTAATCGGCCATTCTAGGGACCCCGGCCGCGGGCCCCTGTCTCCCGCCGAACAGCCCTTCGAATGGCCACCACCTACACCATCAGCGACCTGGCGCGCGAGTTCGACCTCACCACCCGGGCGATGCGCTTCTACGAGGACATGGGGCTGCTGCAGCCCGAGCGCTCGGGGCCGGGCGGGCGCAACCGCGTCTACAGCGCGCGCGACCGCACCCGGCTGAAGCTGACGCTGCGCGCCAAGCGACTGGGTCTGTCGCTGTCGGAAGCGCGCGAGCTGATCGACATGTACGACAGCCCGCGCGACACCGGCCCGCAACTGCGCAAGTTCCTCGCCATCCTGGCCCAGCACCGCAAGCAGCTGGAAGAGCAGCTGGCCGACCTGCAGGCCAACCTGGACGAGGTCAAGGAGCACGAGCGGGAGGCCAAGGCCCTGCTGGGGCGCATCGGCAAAGAGGCGCCGCGGGCCCGGCAGGCATAATTGACGTTTACGTAAACGTCAACTCTTGCCCATGGCCAAACCCGATTTCAAGGCGCCGGATCCCGACTTCGAGGCCCGGGTTCGGGCCAGCTTCGCGCGCCAGAGTGCGATGGAGACGATCGGCGCCCGCATGGTGCGCGCCGAGGCGGGCGAGGTCGAGATCCAGCTGCCGTGGGCGCCGCACGTGACCCAGCAGCACGGCTTCCTGCACGGCG
The sequence above is a segment of the Ramlibacter tataouinensis genome. Coding sequences within it:
- the lnt gene encoding apolipoprotein N-acyltransferase, which encodes MVVGGLAPLAGLAQAFSIAWPATGQPLWWLQLASLALFCAALNATATVRQAFFAGWLFAVAWLAGTFWWLFISMHTYGGLAAPLAALAVLALAAFLGAYYATAAAVFRWLAPRGLMAGAAAFAALWLLAELLRAEWFTGFPWGAGGYAHVDGPLAFLAPWTGAYGIGLIAAAAAFALSRLHEMRRSRGYWAGLVGAALLLAACAQVDARHGDAAGEPLSVTLLQGNIPQDEKFESGSGVPLALDWYGQQLQASRSSLTVAPETAIPLLPQQLPEGYLQALAARFGQGGQAALVGIPLGSFEQGYTNSVVGLKPGADAYRYDKHHLVPFGEFIPPLFRWFTDLMNIPLGDFNRGAVGQPSFEWQGQRLAPNVCYEDLFGDELAARFADPARAPTVFVNVSNIGWFGNTIAIDQHLHISRMRALEFARPVIRATNTGATAIIDHRGRVTHALERFSRGVLTGEVQGREGVTPYAQWAARLGLWPLWLLGLAPAFAAMVRLRRRAAT
- a CDS encoding HlyC/CorC family transporter: MSDPHPARSPDREDRRTFLQKVAEFIHPGPDSRDELISTLADAEDNQVIDAESRVMLEGVIRMADLTAGDVMVAAPRMDLIDIDSRYDEILHLVIGTAHSRFPVFEGDRENIIGILLAKDLLKLQRAPELNVRALLRPAVFVPESKGLNDLLREFRGNRNHLAVVVDEFGRIAGLITIEDVLEQIVGEIEDEFDIGEEGGDIFALADRTWRVSGDTDIDRVGEAFGVTLAPSDEEEEGRFETIGGLIAHEMGHVPRRGESHRIGGLDFVVLHTKGGAVRWFKVSPAAADDRAG
- a CDS encoding Lrp/AsnC family transcriptional regulator, with translation MADVAALDKLDKAILRALQRNGRETYDLIGEQVGLSASAVLRRVKRLEEAGVIERYVALVRPEAVGLGLTAYINVRLEKHTESHKRNPMDVFRASVQGWPEVVECAALTGEMDFLLRVVVQDMSHYSRFILDTLLKHPSVQDCKTSFVLDSVKATTAMPV
- the glyQ gene encoding glycine--tRNA ligase subunit alpha, giving the protein MLTFQQIILKLQAYWDAQGCALLQPYDMEVGAGTSHTATFLRAIGPEPWKAAYVQPSRRPKDGRYGENPNRLQHYYQYQVVLKPAPADILELYLGSLQALGFDLKKNDIRFVEDDWENPTLGAWGLGWEVWLNGMEVTQFTYFQQVGGIDCKPATGEITYGLERLAMYLQGVDNVYDLTWTEGLTYGDVYLQNEREQSAYNFEHSDAEFLFTAFGAHEKQAQHLMQQQLALPAYEQVLKAAHSFNLLDARGAISVTERAAYIGRIRNLARSVAQSYLLSRQRLGFPMAPKAWAEAATAKMVADKLVEAA
- a CDS encoding GNAT family N-acetyltransferase; its protein translation is MAAMHEPAIVPIRSLGPRHRERIAVHLLALDANDRYLRFGYAATDEQVRHYVEQLDFEHDEIFGIYNRKLELIAMAHLAFSRDPEASRCAEFGVSVLAKGRGRGLGRRLFDRAAIHARNEGVDMLFIHALSENKAMLKIAKNAGARLERFGSETEAHLRLPPATLETRVSALVDEQLAQTDYRLKQQARSFWTFLAGLQETRQGVRRGRHKSGS
- a CDS encoding adenylate/guanylate cyclase domain-containing protein; translated protein: MSPALPPDTVQLTGVILVLDVVESVRLMEVDESGYILRWQRFVREIREEVLPAFAGRIHKSTGDGLLIEFSGPLQAIQAAFGMQRSCAAANAELRQEDQLHLRIAAHFAQFVADEYDIYGCGVNLAYRLLQLATPDEICISADLRTLLGDGIPARVVDCGMHRLRHVRDPVHVYKVQLAECDAATGNARLPAAV
- the hppD gene encoding 4-hydroxyphenylpyruvate dioxygenase — translated: MNAALPALATQAAPGWDNPMGTDGFEFIEYAAPDPGAMGELFERMGFRAIARHRHKNVVLYRQGGINFIVNAEPDSFAQRFARQHGPSICAIAFRVQDAKAAYERAVSLGAWGYAGQAGPGELNIPAIKGIGDSLIYLVDRWRGKNGARQGDIGNIGFYDVDFEPLPGIGAQEALDPRGHGLTYIDHLTHNVHRGRMAEWSEFYERLFNFREIRYFDIEGQATGVKSKAMTSPCGKIRIPINEEGNDKAGQIQEYLDLYRGEGIQHIALGSTDLYETVDALQLAGVKLLTTSETYYELLPRRIPDLQEDLEGLKQRNILVDGEPGELLLQIFSENQLGPIFFEFIQRKGNQGFGEGNFKALFETMELDQMRRGVLTAPR